ACCGCGCTCGTGGAGAGCCAGATCGCCGACCAGGCGGCCAGTCACGGCATCGGCGCGGACGAGGTGGTGGAGAAGATCATGCTGGCCCGGGCGGCGATCAAGCGGCTGATCGAGCCGGAGGAGGTGGCCGAGCTGGTGGCGTACCTGTGCGCGCCGCCCGCCGCGTTCCTCACCGGCGCCTCGATCGCCCTCGACGGGGGCTGGACGGCCAACTAGTGGCACCGCGCACAATGTCGGTCATGTCGTCGCCGGTGGAGTTCCTGGAGCTGCTGGCGCGCGAGGCCGCGGCGGTCGAGTTCGAGGGCCCGCTCGTCGCCGCGCGCGCCGCCGGCCTGCCCGCCGACCGGCTGGCCGAGCTGGAGCAGGCGAAGGTGGTGGCACTGCGGGTCCGGGCGCTGCTGGAGCGCCGGCGTCGCCGGGAGACCGAGCTGTCCGGCCTGTACGACACCGCGAGCGACCTGGCCGGCCTGCGCGACCTGGACGACGTGCTGCGCGCGATCGTGCACCGGGCGCGGATCCTGCTCGGCACCGACGTGGCCTACATGACGCTCAACGACGACGAACGCGGCGACACGTACATGCGGGTCACCGACGGCTCGATCTCGGCCCGGTTCCAGCGGCTGCGGCTGGAGATGGGTGACGGGCTGGGCGGCCTCGTCGCGCAGACCGGCACCCCGTACGTCACCTCGAACTACCAGGAGGACGAGCGGTTCCGGCACACCGGGGAGATCGACGGCGGGGTGGGCGAGGAGGGCCTGGTGGCCATCCTCGGCGTGCCGCTGCGGCTCGGTTCCAGCGTGATCGGCGTGCTCTACGCGGCCAACCGCTCCGCCCGCCCGTTCGCCCGGGAGGAGGTGTCGCTGCTGGTCTCCCTGGGTGCGCACGCCGCGGTGGCGATCGACACCGCCCGGCTGCTGGCCGAGACCCGCGCGGCGCTGGCGGAGCTGTCCGCGGCGAACAGCACGATCCGGGCGCACAGCAGCTCGGTGGAGCGGGCCGCCGCCGCGCACGACCGGATGACCGCGCTCGTGGTCCGCGGCGGCGGCATGGAGGACGTGGCGGCGGCGGTGACCGAGGTGCTCGGCGGGGCGCTGCTGGCGCTCGACGCCGAGGGGCGGCGGCTGGCCCGGGTGGGCGAGATCGAGGAGCCGGACCGGGCGGACATGGTGGAGGCGATCGCCGCGTCCCGCACCGAGGGGCGCAGCGTCCGCCGCGGTCCGCTCTGGTACGCCGCGGTGGTGGCCGGCGCGGAGAACCTGGGTGCGCTGGTGCTGCGCCCGGACGACGAGCTGGTCGACGCCGACCAGCGGATACTGGAGCGGGCCGCGCTGGTGACGGGGTTGCTGCTGCTGTTCCGCCGGACCGTGGCCGAGGCGGAGGGGCGGGTCCGGGGCGAGCTGCTGGACGACCTGATCGCCCGGCCGGTGCGGGACACCGACGCGCTGCGCAGCCGGGCCCGGCGGATCGGGGTGGACCTGGACGCCCCGCACGTGCTGGTGGCGGTCGGTGACGACGCGTTCGCCGAGACCGGCTCGGCCCGGCAGCGGGTCCTGTCGTGGGCCACCACGTACGCCTCGACCCGGGGCGGGCTGGCGGCGGCGCGCGACGGGCGGGTGGTGCTGATGCTGCCCGGGCGGGACGCGGGCGGCGCGGCCCGCGCGGTGGCCCGGGACCTGTCCCGGTTGACCGGCCGGCCGGTGACCGCCGGGGCGAGCGGACCGTCGACCGGGCCGGCGTCGCTCGCGGTCACGTTCGCCGAGGCGGAGCGCTGCCTGACCGCGCTCGGCGCGTTGGGCCGGACCGGGCAGGGGGCGAGCACGGCGGAGCTGGGGTTCGTCGGGTTGCTGCTGGGCGCGGTCGGCGACGCCGGTGACCGGGACGTGAGCCGGTTCCTCACCGCCACGGTGGGGCCGGTGGTCGACTACGACGCCCGGCGGGGCACCGCGCTGGTGAAGACGCTGGAGGCGTACTTCGGGGTGGGTGGCAGCCTGGCCCGGGCGGCCGAGCAGTTGCACGTGCACGTCAACACCGTGACCCAGCGGCTGGAGCGGGTCGGCCAGCTGCTGGGCGTCGACTGGCAGAAGCCGGAGCGGGCGCTTGAGGTGCAGCTCGCCCTGCGCCTGCACCGGCTGCGCGTCCCGCCCGGCTAGGCCGCCGGGTACGGGCCGGGCGGGCCCGGCGCGGGCGGGCCGGGCCGCCGGGTGCGGGCCGGGCGGGCCCGGCGCGGGCGGGCCCGGGCGGCGCCGGGGAGCTGGTCGGCTCAGCGGGCGCGCAGGCCGTCCAGGACCGCGTCCACGATCCGCCCGGGCAGGATCCGTTCGTCCCACTCGGGGTGCCAGGGCAGCATCCGCTGGGTCAGGATCGGCGCGGTGAGCAGCGCCATGGCGACCTCGATGTCGATGTCGGCGCGCAGCTCGCCGCTGTCGACCGCGCGGCGCAGCACCTCGCGCATCGCCTGCCGCCGGGGCTCGATGATCGCCTCGTACGCCGCCCGGTGCGCGGAGCTGCGGTTCACCTCGGGCACCAGACAGGGCATGATCTTGCGGACCCGCGGGTCGACGTGCTGGCCCACGGCGCTGACCAGCAGCACCAGGTCGTCCCGGACGGAGTGCCCGCCGGTGCGGGGCGGGGCGCCCTTGAGCCGGCCCAGCGCGTCCACAAGCAGCGCCTCCTTGCCCGGCCAGCGGCGGTAGATGGTGGCCTTACCCACCCCGGCCCGGGCCGCGATCGCCTCGATGGAGAGCGCCTCGACGGAGTTGCCCTCGGCCAGCAGGTCGAGGGCGGCCTCCACGATCGCCTCGTCCGCGCGGGTGCTCCGCGGTCGCCCGGGCGACCGCGGAGCATCCGCCGTGGAAGTCATGTCAGACATTGTCCACGAACCTATGCGGTTCCGGCCAACTCCGGCTCGCCGGCCGGGGCGGCCTCGGGCGCGGGAGCCGGACGGCCGGGCATCCAGCGCGCCACGATCACCACGCCGAGCGCCGCCGCCAGCGCGGAGACCCCGGCCGCCCAGTGCATCGCGGAGACGAAGGAGTCGTTCGCGGCCTCGATCAGCCGAGGCGCGGCCGGGCCGACCTGGCCAGCGACCCCGTACGCCCCGGAGACCGACTCCCGGGCCGCGTCGCGGACCGGGGCGGGCAACGCGGACAGCGCCGGGGTGACCTGGTCGCGGTAGACCGCGGAGAGCACCGAGCCGAGCACCGCCACGCCGAGCGCGCCGGCCACCTGGCGGACGGTGTTGCTGACCGCCGAGCCCACGCCGGCCTTCTCCCGGGGCAGCGCCGACATGATTGACTCGGTGGCCGGCGGCATGATGTTCGCCATACCGGCGCCCTGGAGGAAGCCCAGTGCCGAGAAGATCCAGATCGGCGTCTCGGCGTCGATGAAGACGAACGCGGCGAGCGCGACGATGGTGAGCGCCAGGCCGACCGCCGCGACCGCCCGGCCGCCGTAGCGACGGACCATCGCGGCGCTGCGCGGGGCGAAGATGAGCTGGGCCGCCGCGAAGGGCAGGAAGAGCAGGCCGCTCTCCAGCGGGCTGTAGCCACGGACCAGTTGGAGGTAGAACGCGCCGAAGAACATCACCCCCATCGCGGCGAAGAAGACCAGCCCGACCAGGGCCACCGGGGCGGCGAACCGGGGCACCCGGAACAGCCGCACATCGAGCGACGGGTGGTCGCTGCGCAGCTCGTGCGCGACGAACCAGCCGAGCGCCGCGAGGCCGCCGGCGATCGAGACCCAGACCTGCGGCCGGCCGAAGCCGTGCTCGCCGCCGTCGATGATGCCGTAGGTGAGCGCGACCAGGCCGATCACGGAGAGCAGCACGCCGAGCAGGTCCACCCGGCCCGGGGACGGGTCGCGGGACTCGGGGACCAGGATCGCCACCAGCAGCACCCCGACCGCCACCACCGGCACGTTGATCAGGAACACTGAGCCCCACCAGTAGTGCTCCAGCAGCGTGCCGCCGAGGACCGGGCCGATGGCCACGGCCAGACCGACCGCGCCGGCCCAGACCCCGATCGCCCGGCCGCGCTCGCGGGGGTCGAAGACGTTGGAGATGATCGAGAGCGTGACCGGCATGATGGCCGCGCCACCGACGCCCATCAGCGCCCGCGCGGCGATCAGCTGCGCCGGGTCCTGCGCGTACGCGGAGAGCAACGAGGCCAGGCCGAACAGCGCCAGCCCGAGGATCAGGAAGCGTCGGCGGCCGAACCGGTCGCCGAGCACGCCGAAGGTGAACAGCAGGCCGGCGAAGACGAGGGTGTAGGAGTTGATCGCCCACTCCAGCTCGCCCTGGCTGGCGCCGAGGCCGCGCACCGGGTCGGCGAGGGTGCGCAGCGCGACGTTGAGGATGGTGTTGTCGAGGACGACCACGAGGAGGCTGATCACCAGCACCCCGAGGATCGCCCACCTCCTCGGGTGTCCGGTGTTCTCGTGCGGTTCCATGGTCGGGTTCTCCCCCCGCTCACCCGTGTCAAATTCGATACGGGGCAGACTCGTAACGATGCCGAGCGTAGGCGAGCGATTTTCGATACGGAACCGGTTCGTATCGATTGTGCGCCAGGTCACGTTAAGCGGGGCCCCCGCCTCTACCGGAAGCGTTAAGCGGGGGCCCCTCCTTGCAGGCAGGCGGCGGTGGCTTCGGTGAGGGTGGTGAGGCGACGCGGGGCGGCGGGAACGGGTGGGAACGGCTCGATCCAGCCCGGTCCGGCGGCGAGGACACGCAGTCCGGGGGTGTCCCGCCCGAGCCGGACCAGGCGGTAGGACCGGCCGGTCAGCG
The genomic region above belongs to Micromonospora sp. WMMD1128 and contains:
- a CDS encoding TetR/AcrR family transcriptional regulator, coding for MSDMTSTADAPRSPGRPRSTRADEAIVEAALDLLAEGNSVEALSIEAIAARAGVGKATIYRRWPGKEALLVDALGRLKGAPPRTGGHSVRDDLVLLVSAVGQHVDPRVRKIMPCLVPEVNRSSAHRAAYEAIIEPRRQAMREVLRRAVDSGELRADIDIEVAMALLTAPILTQRMLPWHPEWDERILPGRIVDAVLDGLRAR
- a CDS encoding helix-turn-helix domain-containing protein, with the translated sequence MSVMSSPVEFLELLAREAAAVEFEGPLVAARAAGLPADRLAELEQAKVVALRVRALLERRRRRETELSGLYDTASDLAGLRDLDDVLRAIVHRARILLGTDVAYMTLNDDERGDTYMRVTDGSISARFQRLRLEMGDGLGGLVAQTGTPYVTSNYQEDERFRHTGEIDGGVGEEGLVAILGVPLRLGSSVIGVLYAANRSARPFAREEVSLLVSLGAHAAVAIDTARLLAETRAALAELSAANSTIRAHSSSVERAAAAHDRMTALVVRGGGMEDVAAAVTEVLGGALLALDAEGRRLARVGEIEEPDRADMVEAIAASRTEGRSVRRGPLWYAAVVAGAENLGALVLRPDDELVDADQRILERAALVTGLLLLFRRTVAEAEGRVRGELLDDLIARPVRDTDALRSRARRIGVDLDAPHVLVAVGDDAFAETGSARQRVLSWATTYASTRGGLAAARDGRVVLMLPGRDAGGAARAVARDLSRLTGRPVTAGASGPSTGPASLAVTFAEAERCLTALGALGRTGQGASTAELGFVGLLLGAVGDAGDRDVSRFLTATVGPVVDYDARRGTALVKTLEAYFGVGGSLARAAEQLHVHVNTVTQRLERVGQLLGVDWQKPERALEVQLALRLHRLRVPPG
- a CDS encoding MFS transporter, whose translation is MEPHENTGHPRRWAILGVLVISLLVVVLDNTILNVALRTLADPVRGLGASQGELEWAINSYTLVFAGLLFTFGVLGDRFGRRRFLILGLALFGLASLLSAYAQDPAQLIAARALMGVGGAAIMPVTLSIISNVFDPRERGRAIGVWAGAVGLAVAIGPVLGGTLLEHYWWGSVFLINVPVVAVGVLLVAILVPESRDPSPGRVDLLGVLLSVIGLVALTYGIIDGGEHGFGRPQVWVSIAGGLAALGWFVAHELRSDHPSLDVRLFRVPRFAAPVALVGLVFFAAMGVMFFGAFYLQLVRGYSPLESGLLFLPFAAAQLIFAPRSAAMVRRYGGRAVAAVGLALTIVALAAFVFIDAETPIWIFSALGFLQGAGMANIMPPATESIMSALPREKAGVGSAVSNTVRQVAGALGVAVLGSVLSAVYRDQVTPALSALPAPVRDAARESVSGAYGVAGQVGPAAPRLIEAANDSFVSAMHWAAGVSALAAALGVVIVARWMPGRPAPAPEAAPAGEPELAGTA